One Denticeps clupeoides chromosome 10, fDenClu1.1, whole genome shotgun sequence genomic window carries:
- the plp2b gene encoding proteolipid protein 2b, with translation MADATQSSPAANCLEKLKSYVRTRKGTILSAEILLCFLNIICIAASSYGGYSTVPIIEMIFAIIILVVFMMELDKQFLVINWIWTDFFRAAVGAGLFLITSLIAVIRGSGDGALIAGGVFGLLAGVLFAYDTYTIFLQIKSNRQHTAAPTDDRV, from the exons ATGGCAGACGCGACGCAGTCCAGCCCCGCCGCCAACTGTCTGGAGAAACTCAAGAGTTACGTGCGGACCCGCAAAGGCACCATACTGTCGGCGGAGATT CTCCTTTGCTTCCTGAACATAATCTGCATTGCGGCCTCAAGCTATGGAGGATACTCAACGGTGCCCATCATTGAGATGATATTCGCCATTATCATCCTGGTGGTCTTCATGATGGAGCTGGATAAGCAGTTCTTAGTGATTAACTGGATTTGGACT GACTTCTTTCGCGCTGCAGTTGGTGCAGGCCTGTTCCTCATCACCTCTCTGATCGCTGTAATTAGAGGCTCAGGGGATGGCGCTCTGATCGCTGGCGGg GTATTTGGCTTACTGGCAGGAGTCCTGTTTGCTTATGATACCTACACAATATTCCTGCAGATCAAGAGCAACAGACAGCACACCGCTGCCCCTACAG
- the LOC114798576 gene encoding synaptophysin-like: MDVVNQLVATGQFTIVKQPLGFIKLLEWIFAIFAFSTCGGYSGMFKMSVDCKNRSESDLEIEVEFEYPFRLHQVYFDAPTCTGGNPQRLFLEGDYSSSAEFFVTIGVFSFLYSMAALSVYVFILDKYKEKNKGAQLDFIVTAVFTFMWLVSSSAWAKGLSNVKTATDPDRVKTLISACDREENRCREVADPVVSGLNTSVAFGFCNLVLWAGNLWFVFKETGWMAAFAGTYVPSQEKQPAPDSFGQDGYGQEGYGQQDPYASSQGGYQPDYGQQSYNEGGDYNQGGYSQGGPTSFANQM, from the exons ATGGATGTTGTGAACCAG TTGGTTGCCACCGGGCAGTTCACGATTGTGAAACAGCCGCTGGGATTTATAAAGCTCTTGGAATGG ATATTTGCAATCTTTGCATTCTCAACATGTGGCGGCTACTCCGGCATGTTCAAGATGAGCGTGGACTGCAAAAACCGGTCGGAGAGCGACCTCGAAATCGAGGTGGAGTTTGAGTACCCCTTCAG GCTGCACCAAGTGTACTTTGACGCCCCGACGTGCACCGGGGGGAATCCGCAGCGCCTGTTTTTGGAGGGTGACTACTCCTCGTCGGCTGAGTTCTTCGTCACCATCGGCGTCTTCTCTTTCCTGTACTCAATGGCAGCCCTGTCCGTCTACGTCTTCATCCTggacaaatacaaagaaaaaaacaaggggGCTCAGTTA GACTTTATCGTGACCGCCGTCTTTACGTTCATGTGGTTGGTGAGCTCTTCGGCGTGGGCTAAGGGCCTGTCAAATGTTAAGACGGCAACCGATCCTGACCGGGTCAAGACGCTCATCTCTGCCTGTGACCGCGAGGAGAACCGCTGCCGTGAAGTCGCCGACCCTGTGGTGTCTGGGCTCAACACGTCTGTG GCGTTTGGTTTCTGTAACTTGGTCCTGTGGGCGGGGAACCTGTGGTTTGTGTTCAAGGAGACCGGCTGGATGGCAGCCTTCGCCGGCACCTACGTCCCATCCCAGGAGAAGCAGCCCGCACCCGACTCCTTTGGCCAGGACGGCTACGGTCAGGAGGGCTACGGACAACAGGACCCGTACGCCAGCTCCCAGGGGGGCTACCAGCCCGACTACGGCCAACAGAGCTACAACGAGGGCGGAGACTACAACCAGGGAGGGTACAGTCAAGGCGGACCCACCTCCTTCGCCAATCAGATGTGA